The genomic stretch CCGTGGGGCGGGTGAACAACCCGAAGAATGACTGGATGTTTGACGATTCCTGGGGCGTGGACGTTGCCGTGAACACCCCGCGCCTCATGACGGCGCTGGTGGAGGAGGCCGTGGAGATCGGCGACCTCGTGCGGCTGCTCACGCTGCAGACAGGGGTGGCCTCCCTCGTGGAGTTCACGGTCCCGGGCGACTCGCACGTGATCGGATCCACCGTGGGCGACATCGAGTGGCCGCAGGACTCAACGCTCGTGGCCATCCTGCGCGATGAGGCTCCCATCACGCCCAGCGCCGACGACGTTCTGGAAAACGGTGACGAACTGTTCTTCATCACCACCATTGCAGCCGAGAACGAGCTCCGCGCACTGCTCTCCACCCACTGATGCAGCGCCACTGGGTCCCGGGTGCGTCAGGCCTTCGGCGCCGCGGCGTCCCCAGTGGTTTCAGTGTCTTCGGAACCCTCGACGGGGCGGCTGATGAGCCAGGCGATCCACAGCCCGAACGCGTACAGGGGCACGCCCATGATCAGGCGCATGGCACCCAGCGCGTCCACCATCTCCGCCAGGTACAGCGGCAGCTGCACCACCAGCCGCAGCGCCATGACCCCCACCAGGATCCAGGTGGCCACGCGGTAGGCGCGCAACCGCTCGGGCCGGGCACGCCAGCCCAGGCCCTCGTTGCGGGCGTAGCCGAACAGCAGGCCCAGCACCGGCCAGCGCACCGCGATGGACACCACCATGGCCACGATGTAGGCGGCGTTCGTCACAAAGCCAATGAGGTAGTAGTTTTCCGCCTTGCCGGTCTGCATGGCCAAAAACGCTGACAGCACGACGCCGGCAATCCCCGCCAGCGCCTGCGTCAGCGGTGTTTTCTGGAGCAGCCGGGCAACGAGAAAGACAACTGCCATGGCCACGGAACCCACCAGCGCCGGCGTCAGGTCCCGGGTGAGCGTGAAGGCCACCAGGAACACGAGCCCCGGCAGGATGCTTTCGGCAATGCCGCGCACTCCCCCGGCGGCCGCCAGCAGGTCGATGTGCCCGTTGTCCTTGCGCACCAGAGTGCTCTTGGCCGCCATTTCCTGCGCGATCTGGGCGAAACCCACTGCGCCGGCCGGCTCATGCAGCGTGTGCTCCGGCGCGGCCGGCTCCGGCACCTGCTGCCCCTCCGGAGATTCCTGCGGGCTCTGCTGGCTCAATTAAATCTCCTGGATTCCGATGATTTCGTAGCGGGGGTTGTACATGGTGGGCAGGCCGTCGCGCAGCGAGACCATCCCTTCCACCCGCAGCCGGGTGCCGGCAATGATGCCGGGGACCCGGCGCCGCCCGATCCAGACCAGGCGGAGCCGGTGGTTCAGTCCGTCGCTGGCACTGCGGTGCGATTCCCTGTCCGTCATGACCACCGAATAGTGCGGCGCAGCGGAAACGGGCAGGATCGTGACCGCGTCGATCACGCCAAAACACACGGCGCGGCCGCGTGCGGGAAGCCCGCTGATGGGGGTTGCCGGAGGCCAGTCCCCCTGGTGTACGACAGGCAAAGGCTAGCCGATCGCCGTGATTTCAGGGCCGCGGCGGAAAGGCTCCCCGCCCTGGGCCGGTGCGGCGTGGTCGGCCGCCATGGCGCCCTGGGGCCCGGCAACCGCGTCCTTGGGAAGTCGCAGCAGCAGCAGGTCGCGCGGGGGCAGTGGCACCTCGCCGCGCACCACCACCACGCCGCGGAACAGGTCTTCCAGCTCAGCGGCCGCGGCCGGGTCGACGGCGGCCGGCCCGCCCAGGACGCCGCGCAGGAACCAGCGGGGTCCGTCCACACCAAGGAACCGTGCCACCCGGAAGCCGCGGCTGCCGTCGCTTCCCTGGGCCGGAACCTTGGCGAGCACCTCCTTGCCGAAGGTGCCGTCGAGGATCTCAATCTCCCCGCCCTGTGAACCGACGGAGAGCCCGATCTGTTCGCGGATGTCGCGCCAGAGCTTGTCCGAGCGGGAGGCCGCAAATGCCTGCAGCTGCAGGCTGGAACCGTTCAGGTCCAGTGTCACGGCAATCACGCGGTTGGTGCTTTCCTCCACTTCCAGGCGCAGGGAAAGGCCCTCGCGGGGCGTGACCAGCAGTGCGCCAAGGTCCACGTAGCCGTCGCGGCCCTCCACTTCCGACTCGTCGAGCGGGCCGTGAAGGGCGCGGTCGTAGACGGTGTCGGAGGGATCGGGAGGAAGCCCCAGCTGTGCCGCGTCGGCATCTCCGGAGATGCCGCCGTCGTTCAGGCCAAGGGCGGCGTCTTCCGCGTCGGCGTACCGATCATCCTTGTTCTTGTTTTTCCTACCAAACCCAAAAGCCATGGGATTAACCGACTCCTTGTAAAAGATGGATGGGGGCTGTTCAGCCGTTGCGGGCCGCGGTTTCGCCAAGCGGCGCGGCGAAGCCGCCCGTGGATCCGAAGCCGCCTGTGCCGCGCACCGAGTCCGGCAGTTGTGCCACCTCGATGAATTCAGCCCTTTCAACGCGCTGAATCACCATTTGTGCAATTCTATCGCCCCTCTTCAAGGTGATGGAATGGTGCAGGTCGGTGTTCAGCAGCGTAACGGAGACCTCCCCGCGATACCCGGCATCAACCGTGCCTGGGCTGTTGACAATGGTCAGCCCCTGCTTGGTGGCCAGCCCGGAGCGCGGGTGGATCAGGGCGACAAAGCCAAACGGCAACGCCAGGCTCACGCCGGTGGGGACCAGGGCCCGCTCACCGGGCGCCAGCACCAGGTCGATCCGGCTGCGCAGGTCCGCGCCCGCGTCACCGGGGTGCGCGTAGCTGGGAGGTGCGATCCCGTCGTCGAGCATGTGCAGCTGAACGCTCAGGGTGGGCGGGTTTTCTTCAAAAGTCTCGTGGCTCACAACAGGACACTCTATCGTGAACGGGACCGGTCGCAGCTTTCCCGCCTGCGGGCCGGGGCTCCGGGGCGGCCAAGATGAAAAGCTGGGCGAAAGATGAAAAGCTGGTCCCATGTCTTCAACCACGCCCGCAGGCGCCACCTCCCCCTCATCGGCCAACTACACCGAAAAGCTGTGGCCCAACTTCTGGGGCTGGGTCATTGTTGTTGGCCTGTCCGCCGCGGGCATCCTGATCTTCATCCCGATCAGCCCCATGGCCGGCTACGTGGCGTTCGCGGTCCTGTTGGCGGGCATGTCCACCATCCTCATCGCCTCAACCCCCACGATCGCGGTCACCCCGGAGACCCTGCGCGTGGGCCGGGCCCAGATCGAACGTGAATTTGTGGGCGAGGTGACGATTTACCGCGGCGACGCCGCCACCGAGCAGCGCGGCATCAAGCTCAACGGTCTCGCATACTTGTGCATCCGCGGCTGGATCAAGCCCGTGGTCAAGATTGAAATCACCGACCCCAACGACCGCACACCCTACTGGCTGACGTCCACGCGCCATCCCGAGTACCTGGCTGCTGCCCTCGGCGCCACAGCGCGCAGCGGCAGCGCCGAAGCCTAGCCGGCCCGCCCGTCCGGCACGGTGTTGATCCAGGCCCATGCGGCCTGGATCCGCCGGTGTGCCGGGCGGATTTCAGCCCCGGCAGCCTCCGGGGTTCAGCCTTCGCAGTCCCGGCAAAACATCAGCCCGCCCTTTTCACGCGCAAGCTGCGAACGGTGCCGCACCAGGAAGCAGGAGCCGCAGGTAAATTCGTCGGCCTGCTGGGCGAGGATCTCCACCTCAAGCTCTTCGGGTGCCGGCTCCGCGCCCGGCAGTTCGAACAGCTCCGCCAATTCCGTCTCGGACAGGTCCACCACGGCGTCCCTGATGCTCCCGGCGGCGCCGGGTTTGCGGGCAGCCCCGCCGCGGTTGATGCGCTGCGCCGCACGCGGCTGCTGGTAGCCAGTGGTCATGGTCGCCCCCTTGAAAAATATGCTGCGGTTTACTCTTTTGCCGCGGCAAACAGTAAACACCCCCTACACCCTAGAACGGAAACCGCCGCACCTGGGGCCCGGCCCGCAGCACGTTCGCAAAAGGCTTAAGAGCCGCCGGCCCCACCCTCCACAGGCGCCGCCAAGATAAGGCGCATCGGGCGGCCCGCCCAGGCTCCACGGCCAACCGTTCCCCGGCTGGCACGCAGGTGTCCCGGACGCTGCCAACCACGCGCGGTGCTCCACAAGTGCCCCAAAACACACCCGAACGGCCTCCGGCGCCCTGAAATGCCGCAATTTCAAAGCCATCTCACGCCACGCCTGCCGCGGTAGTAGGAAAAGCCGTGCATCGGTGGCAAAGTTTCGAAGGGAACTACAATGACTTTTTGGGAGGACGGCATGGCTGAGCTTCGGCTGGTGGGTGTCCACGACGACGGCGGTCACCTGCTGCTCAGTGGGCCCAACGGGGACAACTACCTGCTTCCCCTGGACGAAGCCCTGCGCTCAGCTGTGGGCAAGGGCCAGAACCGCACCGCCCGGGCACCATCACAGGCGGCTGCCCGGATGTCGCCGCGTGAAATCCAATCCATGATCCGTGCCGGCTCCACCGCCGCTGACGTGGCAGAGGCATCCGGACACTCGATTGACCAGATCCGCCGCTACGAGGGCCCCGTGCTGGCCGAACGCGACTACATTGCCAATCAGGCACGCACGGTGGAAGTTGCCGCGGCCGCACCCCACAACGACGTCTACCGCGCGGCGTTCGGGGACGAAGCCATCCCGCTCGAAGCCATGGTCCGCCACCGCCTGGCGGCCTTCGGCATCGACCCCAAGTCCCTGCGCTGGGACGCCTGGCGTGAAGGTGCCGGCGCGTGGACCATTGCCGCCGACTTTGAACCCGGCACGGAGTGGGCCGCCAACAGCATCGGCGAACCCGCCCCTGCGCTGTGGCATTTCCACTCCGGCCGCAAGTCACTGCAAAATGCCAACCGCTGGGCGCAGCAGCTCAGCGAGCTTGAACCGCTTGACAGCCCCGTCCCGGAACGCCGGCTCAGCGCCGTGGCCGACCAGCCGTTTGACGTCGAAGCCAATGGCGGGGAGCCCGCCGTCGACCCTGCAGGGGCTCCCGAAGACGACCCGGAATCACCCGACTTCCCCGGGCACGGCCTGCTGGAAATGCTGCGCTCGCGCCGCGGGATGCGGCTGGGCATCGACGAGGACGGCGACGATGAACTGGCCGCCATGCTGGGGAGCCACGTCCCCGGCGCACACCCCCGCGACGAGGAGCTGTACGGCACTCCCGCGCCGGAGCCGGAGGACGGCGGCGGCGAACGGCCGAAGGCGGTGCCGTTCCTCCAGCTGGCACCAACGCTGGAAGACCGCGACGAACCGCCTGCAGAACCGGTGAACAGTGTCTCTGAAGTCAGCACGGAAACCCGTGAGGTGATTGTCTCCGGTGAGCCCGTGACGTTCCTGCGCCCGGCCAGGCCCGTCGCCGCCGCGCCTGGTACCCCCGCGGCAACCGCAGATGCTGCCCCGGCCCCGTCCCACGCCCCCGCCGAGGATGACGGCCCCTCCGACACCGAGGTGGCGGAGCGGCTGGAACGAAAGG from Arthrobacter stackebrandtii encodes the following:
- a CDS encoding DUF3159 domain-containing protein gives rise to the protein MSQQSPQESPEGQQVPEPAAPEHTLHEPAGAVGFAQIAQEMAAKSTLVRKDNGHIDLLAAAGGVRGIAESILPGLVFLVAFTLTRDLTPALVGSVAMAVVFLVARLLQKTPLTQALAGIAGVVLSAFLAMQTGKAENYYLIGFVTNAAYIVAMVVSIAVRWPVLGLLFGYARNEGLGWRARPERLRAYRVATWILVGVMALRLVVQLPLYLAEMVDALGAMRLIMGVPLYAFGLWIAWLISRPVEGSEDTETTGDAAAPKA
- a CDS encoding OB-fold nucleic acid binding domain-containing protein is translated as MPVVHQGDWPPATPISGLPARGRAVCFGVIDAVTILPVSAAPHYSVVMTDRESHRSASDGLNHRLRLVWIGRRRVPGIIAGTRLRVEGMVSLRDGLPTMYNPRYEIIGIQEI
- a CDS encoding DUF3710 domain-containing protein — protein: MAFGFGRKNKNKDDRYADAEDAALGLNDGGISGDADAAQLGLPPDPSDTVYDRALHGPLDESEVEGRDGYVDLGALLVTPREGLSLRLEVEESTNRVIAVTLDLNGSSLQLQAFAASRSDKLWRDIREQIGLSVGSQGGEIEILDGTFGKEVLAKVPAQGSDGSRGFRVARFLGVDGPRWFLRGVLGGPAAVDPAAAAELEDLFRGVVVVRGEVPLPPRDLLLLRLPKDAVAGPQGAMAADHAAPAQGGEPFRRGPEITAIG
- a CDS encoding potassium channel family protein; this encodes MLVVIVGAGSVGCSIAKELLSNSHEVLLIDPKPEVIGKSGLRGARWLVGDACEISTLREAKLEEADVVVSATGDDKVNLVVSLLAKSEFGVGRTVGRVNNPKNDWMFDDSWGVDVAVNTPRLMTALVEEAVEIGDLVRLLTLQTGVASLVEFTVPGDSHVIGSTVGDIEWPQDSTLVAILRDEAPITPSADDVLENGDELFFITTIAAENELRALLSTH
- the dut gene encoding dUTP diphosphatase, with the protein product MSHETFEENPPTLSVQLHMLDDGIAPPSYAHPGDAGADLRSRIDLVLAPGERALVPTGVSLALPFGFVALIHPRSGLATKQGLTIVNSPGTVDAGYRGEVSVTLLNTDLHHSITLKRGDRIAQMVIQRVERAEFIEVAQLPDSVRGTGGFGSTGGFAAPLGETAARNG
- the sepH gene encoding septation protein SepH codes for the protein MTFWEDGMAELRLVGVHDDGGHLLLSGPNGDNYLLPLDEALRSAVGKGQNRTARAPSQAAARMSPREIQSMIRAGSTAADVAEASGHSIDQIRRYEGPVLAERDYIANQARTVEVAAAAPHNDVYRAAFGDEAIPLEAMVRHRLAAFGIDPKSLRWDAWREGAGAWTIAADFEPGTEWAANSIGEPAPALWHFHSGRKSLQNANRWAQQLSELEPLDSPVPERRLSAVADQPFDVEANGGEPAVDPAGAPEDDPESPDFPGHGLLEMLRSRRGMRLGIDEDGDDELAAMLGSHVPGAHPRDEELYGTPAPEPEDGGGERPKAVPFLQLAPTLEDRDEPPAEPVNSVSEVSTETREVIVSGEPVTFLRPARPVAAAPGTPAATADAAPAPSHAPAEDDGPSDTEVAERLERKAAAKPKRSSVPSWDEIVFGTKGD
- a CDS encoding DUF3093 domain-containing protein, whose product is MSSTTPAGATSPSSANYTEKLWPNFWGWVIVVGLSAAGILIFIPISPMAGYVAFAVLLAGMSTILIASTPTIAVTPETLRVGRAQIEREFVGEVTIYRGDAATEQRGIKLNGLAYLCIRGWIKPVVKIEITDPNDRTPYWLTSTRHPEYLAAALGATARSGSAEA
- a CDS encoding DUF4193 family protein, which translates into the protein MTTGYQQPRAAQRINRGGAARKPGAAGSIRDAVVDLSETELAELFELPGAEPAPEELEVEILAQQADEFTCGSCFLVRHRSQLAREKGGLMFCRDCEG